One region of Nitrospirota bacterium genomic DNA includes:
- the cobI gene encoding precorrin-2 C(20)-methyltransferase codes for MPGKLTVIGVGPGDPELLTIKGLNALKNTKVICVPKGREEGSSLALSIVRKIVNLDGKEIIEAYFPMVKTRTQKTEDRTQNTEHRTQTKDGLDTRWNATVETISDKLKHGSDVGFITLGDPTIYSTFYYLYDKLVELQPDLNIEIIPGVSSITASAARAKISLGLGDEKIAILPANYMGNLKSTLETFDTIVLMKVHKVFAQIVGLLQDMNLLDKAAYIVRAGMDEEKIFRNIKDVRQEDLNYFSMVIIRK; via the coding sequence ATGCCAGGTAAACTTACTGTAATCGGCGTTGGCCCCGGAGACCCGGAGCTGTTGACGATCAAGGGATTAAACGCGCTGAAAAATACAAAGGTGATCTGTGTTCCAAAGGGCAGGGAAGAGGGCAGCAGCCTCGCCCTTTCGATTGTGAGAAAGATCGTTAACCTTGACGGCAAGGAAATTATCGAAGCATATTTCCCGATGGTTAAGACCAGAACACAGAAAACAGAAGACAGAACACAGAACACAGAACACCGAACACAGACAAAAGACGGGCTTGATACAAGGTGGAATGCGACAGTTGAAACTATTTCTGACAAGTTAAAACATGGCAGCGACGTTGGCTTTATTACTCTCGGCGACCCGACGATTTACAGCACCTTTTATTATTTATATGACAAACTCGTTGAACTGCAGCCTGATCTGAATATCGAGATAATCCCCGGGGTCTCTTCCATAACCGCGTCCGCTGCAAGGGCAAAGATATCTTTAGGGCTCGGTGATGAAAAGATCGCCATATTGCCTGCAAATTATATGGGCAATCTCAAATCAACATTGGAAACATTTGATACAATTGTGCTCATGAAGGTCCATAAGGTATTTGCTCAGATAGTGGGGCTGCTGCAGGATATGAACTTGCTTGATAAAGCCGCTTACATTGTGCGGGCGGGCATGGATGAAGAAAAGATATTCAGGAACATCAAAGATGTCAGGCAGGAGGATTTGAATTACTTCTCTATGGTGATTATAAGAAAATGA